A stretch of Desulfovibrio desulfuricans DSM 642 DNA encodes these proteins:
- a CDS encoding cytidine 5'-phosphate N-acetylneuraminic acid synthetase, with protein sequence MKERCIVIPAIKKNAVIPDQLVKKLAGVTLVERAVNTARGVLPGDDIVVLTDSQEIALICERAGVRHHWNKDLRFTSLDIVTEMRGLLTELAREYEHCMILRASCPLLTWVDVEDAWKRFREAQADSLVTVKSMRQRIWNVQGEGLESLLDEDAGHDSEKMLVVESRALIILRLSLLDKANGHTLGRGKIVPYFLNDRAIEIQGYQDWWICEHLLQRRHVVFVVAGWPAIGMGHVFRALMLAHEITNHKISFVCTRESELAVESIARKDYKIVRQGNEELADTVLRMRPDLVVNDILNTTAAYMARLTTAGVRCVNFEDEGPGADWARLVVNALYEDRDSNERLRYGPDYFCLRDEFLGAARNPFRPELRTVLITFGGTDLNDCSRRVLDIIEPICRAYGIRIRLVAGPGYAHKDAMEAHLAQLDNPLVEFTWATNVMSRMMEGADLAICSAGRTVYELAHMRIPSMVLAHHEREARHTFARPRNGFAFVGIMDRVSDAKIRNVFLAMLKNPRRKRFWDRQNALNFTVNKGRVVALMQNILQEGAATPQAEEDAASAEPQQA encoded by the coding sequence GTGAAAGAACGCTGCATCGTCATACCTGCCATCAAGAAAAATGCCGTCATTCCTGACCAGCTTGTTAAAAAACTGGCCGGGGTTACGCTTGTGGAACGGGCCGTCAATACCGCGCGCGGCGTCTTGCCCGGCGATGATATTGTTGTGCTGACCGACAGCCAGGAGATTGCGCTCATCTGCGAACGTGCGGGCGTGCGGCACCACTGGAACAAGGACCTGCGGTTCACCAGCCTTGATATCGTTACCGAAATGCGCGGGCTGCTGACAGAGCTTGCGCGGGAATACGAGCACTGCATGATTTTGCGCGCCTCCTGCCCGCTGCTCACATGGGTGGACGTGGAAGACGCCTGGAAGCGCTTTCGCGAGGCGCAGGCCGATAGCCTGGTGACGGTCAAGAGCATGCGCCAGCGCATCTGGAATGTGCAGGGCGAAGGGCTTGAGAGCCTGCTGGACGAAGACGCCGGGCACGACAGCGAAAAAATGCTGGTGGTGGAAAGCCGCGCGCTGATCATTTTGCGGCTTTCACTGCTGGACAAGGCCAACGGCCACACGCTGGGGCGCGGCAAGATAGTGCCGTATTTTCTCAACGACAGGGCCATTGAAATTCAGGGCTATCAGGACTGGTGGATCTGCGAGCACCTTTTGCAGCGGCGGCATGTGGTCTTTGTGGTGGCTGGCTGGCCCGCCATCGGCATGGGGCATGTGTTCCGCGCGCTGATGCTGGCGCACGAGATCACCAATCACAAGATCAGCTTTGTCTGCACGCGCGAGAGCGAGCTGGCGGTGGAAAGCATAGCCCGCAAAGACTACAAGATCGTACGCCAGGGCAACGAGGAGCTGGCAGACACCGTGCTGCGCATGCGGCCCGACCTTGTGGTCAACGATATTCTGAACACCACGGCGGCCTATATGGCGCGCCTGACCACGGCTGGCGTGCGCTGCGTCAATTTTGAGGATGAAGGCCCCGGTGCAGACTGGGCGCGGCTGGTGGTCAATGCCCTGTACGAAGACAGGGACAGCAACGAGCGCCTGCGCTACGGGCCGGATTATTTCTGCCTGAGGGATGAATTTCTGGGTGCAGCGCGCAATCCCTTCCGCCCTGAACTCAGGACAGTACTCATCACCTTTGGCGGCACGGATCTCAACGACTGCTCGCGCCGGGTGCTGGACATCATCGAACCCATCTGCCGGGCCTACGGCATCCGCATCCGCCTTGTGGCAGGGCCGGGCTATGCCCACAAGGACGCCATGGAGGCGCATCTGGCACAGCTGGATAACCCGCTGGTGGAATTTACCTGGGCCACCAACGTCATGAGCCGCATGATGGAAGGGGCCGACCTTGCCATCTGCTCCGCAGGACGCACGGTGTACGAGCTGGCCCACATGCGTATTCCCTCAATGGTGCTGGCCCACCACGAGCGCGAGGCGCGCCACACCTTTGCCCGCCCCCGCAACGGCTTTGCCTTTGTGGGCATCATGGACAGGGTCAGCGATGCCAAAATTCGCAATGTTTTTCTGGCCATGCTCAAGAATCCCCGGCGCAAACGCTTTTGGGATCGCCAGAACGCCCTTAATTTTACGGTCAACAAGGGGCGTGTTGTAGCCCTTATGCAGAATATCCTGCAGGAAGGCGCAGCCACCCCGCAGGCGGAGGAAGATGCCGCCTCCGCAGAACCGCAGCAAGCGTAA
- a CDS encoding cytidylyltransferase domain-containing protein has product MRKTGKVIAIVQARLGSTRLPMKSLLCLRDVPVIDWVTRRLAQAAKLDGIMVAVPDTSLDRVLVEHLQRRGVPCVAGSEDDVLARFCLAARTADAGRVVRVCADNPLIWAGAIDRLVDFYEQGGWDYAYNHIPRNNLWPDGLGAEILSRELLEELDAKAVQTSQREHCLNYIWDNAASFKIGTFDPEEDWLRRPELKLDMDRSDDFCRLALKPIHPDMDARDIVRVFG; this is encoded by the coding sequence ATGCGCAAGACCGGCAAGGTTATAGCCATTGTTCAGGCCCGCCTCGGCTCCACGCGGCTCCCCATGAAATCACTGCTCTGTCTGCGCGATGTGCCCGTTATCGACTGGGTAACGCGGCGGCTGGCGCAGGCGGCAAAACTGGACGGCATCATGGTGGCCGTGCCGGATACGTCCCTTGACCGTGTGCTCGTGGAGCATCTGCAAAGGCGCGGCGTGCCCTGCGTTGCCGGTTCGGAGGACGATGTGCTGGCGCGGTTCTGCCTTGCGGCCCGCACGGCGGATGCCGGGCGCGTGGTGCGCGTGTGCGCCGATAATCCGCTCATCTGGGCCGGGGCCATTGACCGGCTCGTGGATTTTTATGAGCAGGGCGGCTGGGACTATGCCTATAACCATATTCCGCGCAACAACCTCTGGCCCGACGGCCTTGGTGCGGAAATCCTCTCGCGCGAACTGCTGGAAGAACTGGACGCCAAGGCCGTCCAGACTTCGCAGCGTGAGCACTGCCTCAACTACATCTGGGACAATGCCGCCAGCTTTAAAATAGGCACGTTTGACCCGGAAGAAGACTGGCTGCGCCGCCCCGAACTCAAGCTGGATATGGACAGGTCTGATGACTTTTGCCGTCTGGCGCTCAAGCCCATCCACCCCGACATGGACGCAAGGGATATTGTGCGCGTGTTTGGCTAG
- a CDS encoding universal stress protein: protein MYKTILIPVSGKNGLNRAKSALNHAKNLACGDIVLLHIFEPLPQIVGGEAHAELLAEQKAKGQTLLNTVAAEMEKPAGSVRCRVEEGTTAETIIRVAHEENADLIIMFTDGRDGLQDMLLGSITERVLRNTDTPLLAIRR from the coding sequence ATGTACAAGACCATTCTTATTCCTGTGAGCGGCAAAAACGGCCTGAACCGTGCCAAGTCTGCCCTGAATCATGCCAAAAACCTTGCCTGCGGCGATATTGTCCTCCTGCACATTTTTGAGCCGCTGCCCCAGATCGTGGGCGGCGAGGCCCACGCCGAACTTCTGGCGGAGCAGAAGGCCAAGGGACAAACCCTGCTGAACACTGTAGCTGCGGAAATGGAAAAACCCGCCGGGTCTGTTCGCTGCCGCGTAGAAGAAGGCACTACTGCTGAAACCATCATTCGCGTGGCGCATGAGGAAAATGCCGACCTTATAATCATGTTCACTGACGGACGCGACGGGCTGCAAGACATGCTGCTCGGCTCCATCACAGAGCGTGTGCTGCGCAATACCGACACGCCGCTGCTGGCCATACGCCGCTAG
- a CDS encoding phospholipase D-like domain-containing protein — protein sequence MLLFFETLGLLAAHILSWVAVCHALLTKHDPRAALGWTVTALFLPVVGPILYACFGISRAESRASRIMRRQQPLEPDYAHPPLSKVPPENIPDSIARMEHIGRVLTEQHLSTGNAVTPLRNGDQAYPAMLAAIDNAKDHVFLCTYIFNAGQVATAFGEALARAAERGVDARLLVDGIGMLYSLRKPWKKLAKRGVRVALFMPPRLFPPNFSINLRNHRKMLVCDTVAFTGGMNIADDNIAAGKTRYVQDMHFQCEGPIVDQLRRAFLLNWGFCTNNYTPLPPTTTLPRGESRCRIIMDGPGSEADILNDIYCAVINAARRSVRIMTPYFLPSHGLVSALRSAGQRGVDVRVVLPEKNNLFYVHWAQYRLLPTLLEAGVRVWYQQPPFAHTKLLAVDGYYSQIGSANLDARSLRLNFELNMEVFNPDVHDQITAHIDRAIITGREITRDYLAALPLPVKLRNAACWIFSPYL from the coding sequence ATGCTGCTATTTTTTGAAACACTGGGCCTCCTGGCCGCCCACATACTTTCGTGGGTTGCCGTCTGCCATGCCCTGCTGACCAAACACGACCCCCGCGCGGCCCTTGGCTGGACTGTCACGGCCCTGTTTCTGCCTGTCGTAGGCCCCATTCTGTACGCCTGCTTTGGCATCAGCAGAGCAGAAAGCAGGGCCAGCCGCATCATGCGGCGGCAGCAGCCTCTGGAGCCGGATTACGCCCATCCGCCCCTTTCCAAGGTTCCCCCGGAAAATATCCCTGACAGCATAGCCCGCATGGAACACATCGGGCGTGTACTCACCGAGCAGCACCTGAGCACCGGCAATGCCGTCACTCCTTTGCGCAACGGCGATCAGGCCTACCCGGCCATGCTTGCTGCCATAGACAATGCCAAGGATCACGTTTTTCTCTGCACCTATATTTTCAACGCAGGCCAGGTTGCAACGGCCTTTGGCGAGGCCCTGGCCCGTGCTGCGGAGCGCGGCGTGGACGCCCGCCTGCTGGTGGACGGCATCGGCATGCTCTATTCCCTGCGCAAGCCGTGGAAAAAGCTTGCCAAACGCGGGGTGCGCGTGGCCCTGTTCATGCCGCCGCGCCTGTTTCCGCCCAATTTCAGCATCAACCTGCGCAACCACCGCAAAATGCTGGTGTGCGACACCGTGGCGTTTACCGGAGGTATGAACATAGCGGACGACAATATCGCCGCTGGCAAGACCAGGTATGTGCAGGACATGCACTTTCAGTGCGAAGGCCCAATTGTGGACCAGTTGCGCCGCGCATTTTTGCTCAACTGGGGTTTCTGCACCAATAACTATACTCCCCTGCCGCCAACCACCACCCTGCCGCGCGGCGAAAGCCGCTGCCGCATCATCATGGACGGCCCCGGCTCCGAGGCGGATATCCTCAACGACATCTACTGCGCCGTCATCAATGCGGCCCGGCGCTCCGTGCGCATCATGACGCCCTACTTTCTGCCCTCGCACGGGCTGGTTTCCGCACTGCGCTCCGCAGGGCAGCGCGGTGTGGACGTGCGCGTTGTGCTGCCTGAAAAAAACAATCTCTTCTACGTGCACTGGGCGCAGTACCGCCTGCTGCCCACCCTGCTGGAAGCTGGCGTACGCGTATGGTACCAGCAGCCCCCCTTTGCCCACACCAAGCTGCTGGCCGTGGACGGCTACTATTCACAGATAGGTTCGGCCAATCTGGACGCACGCAGCCTGCGCCTGAACTTTGAGCTGAACATGGAAGTGTTCAACCCGGACGTGCACGACCAGATTACCGCCCACATAGACAGGGCCATCATCACGGGACGCGAAATCACCAGAGATTACCTTGCCGCCCTGCCCCTGCCCGTAAAGCTGCGCAATGCCGCCTGCTGGATATTTTCACCCTATCTGTAA